The genomic stretch GACAGCTCGTGCGGAAACCGGTCCAGCGCCCGCTCGGGATCGGGCAGCCCCACCTCGCCCAGCAGCTCGGCCGCCTTCCGGCGGGCCGCCGCCACCGACAGGTCGGAATGCGCCCGCAGGCCCTCGACGATCTGCCGCCCGATCGTCAGCACCGGGTTCAGCGAGGTCATCGGGTCCTGGAACACCATGCCGGCGCCGGGCCCGCGCACCTGGCGCAGCCGCTCGGGCGACATGGCCAGCAGGTCCTCACCCTGCAGCAGCGCCCGGCCGGTGACGGTGGCGACCCGCGGCGGCAGCAGCCCGAGCAGCGCGAGCACCGACACGCTCTTGCCGCTGCCCGACTCCCCCACCACCGCCACCGTCTCGCCGGGCCCGACGGTGTAGGAGAGCCCGTTGACCACATGGGCGGGACCGCGCGGCGTGCGCAGCTGCACCCGCAGGTCCTCCACCTCGAGCACGCTCACCGCCCACCACCGGCCATCAGCGTCCGCTGGCGCGGGTCCAGCACGTCGCGCAGCCCGTCGCCGAGCAGGTTGAAGCACAGCACGGTGATGACGATCGCCATGCCGGGGAAGAAGGCCAGCCACCAGGCCAGGTCGATGAAGCCGCGCCCCTCGGCCAGCATCAGTCCCCACGACGGGTTCGGCGGCTGCGTTCCCAGGCCGAGGAAGGACAGCGCCGCCTCGGCCAGGACGGCGAAGGCGAGGCTGACCGACGTCTGCACGATGATCGGCGGCGCCGCGTTGGGCAGCACGTGCCTCGTGAGCAGGCGAAAGTCCGAGGCGCCCACCGACCGCGAGGCGCGGACGTAGACCTCCTCCCGGACGCCGAGCACGCTGGCGCGGGTCACGCGGGCGAAGATCGGCACGTACACGACGGCGATGGCGATGATCGTGTTCGTCGTCCCGGGCCCGCGGATCGCCAGGATCGCGATGGCCAGCAGCACCGCCGGGAAGGCGAAGAGCATGTCCATGAACCGCATGAGGACGTCGTCGATCCAGCCCCCGTAGAACCCGGCGAGCAGGCCGATGAGCGTGCCCACGACGAGCGCCAGCCCGACGGACAGGAAGCCGACCTTCAGCGACACCGACGCACCCAGGATGACCCGGCTGAGGATGTCGCGGCCGTAGTCGTCGGTACCGAACCAATGGCTCGAACTGGGCGGTTCCAGCCGGTTCGGGATGTCCTGCGCCGTCCCCGACTGGGGCGCGGAGGTGTCGTCGAAGACCGCCACCACGATGATCAGCAGCAGCACGAAGGCGGCGACGGCCGCCGTGGGGTTGCGGACGAGCAGGCCCAGGGTCTCCCGCCACCGCGGGCGGGCGGGCTTGAACGTGACCGGTTCGCCCGGCGGCGGGGACGCGGGGGTCGCGCCCGGGGTCGGCAGCGCGGTCATCGGCGGATCCTCGGGTCGATCCGGGTGTAGAGCAGGTCCACGAGCAGGTTGATGACCAGGAAGACCAGGGCGAACAGCAGGACGGCGCCCTGCAGCACCGGGTAGTCGCGGGCCCGGACCGCCTGCAGCGCCAGCTGGCCGAGGCCGGGCCAGGAGAAGACGATCTCGACCACCACCACGCCCGAGAGCAGGTAGGCCAGCTGCACGCCGGTCACGGTGACCAGCGGGAGCAGCGCGTTGCGCAGGACGTGCCAGGTGAAGACCTGCCGCTGCGGCAGCCCTTTGGCCTGCGCGGTGCGCACGTGGTCGGA from Blastococcus sp. PRF04-17 encodes the following:
- a CDS encoding ABC transporter permease; this encodes MTALPTPGATPASPPPGEPVTFKPARPRWRETLGLLVRNPTAAVAAFVLLLIIVVAVFDDTSAPQSGTAQDIPNRLEPPSSSHWFGTDDYGRDILSRVILGASVSLKVGFLSVGLALVVGTLIGLLAGFYGGWIDDVLMRFMDMLFAFPAVLLAIAILAIRGPGTTNTIIAIAVVYVPIFARVTRASVLGVREEVYVRASRSVGASDFRLLTRHVLPNAAPPIIVQTSVSLAFAVLAEAALSFLGLGTQPPNPSWGLMLAEGRGFIDLAWWLAFFPGMAIVITVLCFNLLGDGLRDVLDPRQRTLMAGGGR